One window of the Catenulispora sp. MAP5-51 genome contains the following:
- a CDS encoding carbohydrate ABC transporter permease, translated as MTAQTIHRTTPRASAGGGRRKPLRWGQLASQVFLISACVLWLLPIAFALYVALRPYSETQKYGYVSMPHHLTLKNFSDAWSQSDMLHYFWNSVLITVPSVIIVLALAAGLAFVLTRVNVKINVALLILFTAGNLLPQQVIITPLYRLFLQIHIPTFLGSSGLLYNSILGLIVINVSFQLGFCTFVLSNYMKSIPDEMYEAALVDGAGLWTRFRKLTLPLCRPALAALATLLTTWIYNDFFWAITLMSSGDKRPVTSALANLQGQFVSNQNLIAAAAMIVAIPTLVVYVLLQKQFIAGLSLGSSKG; from the coding sequence ATGACTGCACAGACCATCCACCGGACGACGCCGCGTGCCTCGGCCGGCGGCGGCCGCAGGAAGCCGCTGCGCTGGGGGCAGCTCGCCTCGCAGGTGTTCCTGATAAGCGCGTGTGTGCTGTGGCTGCTGCCGATCGCCTTCGCGCTGTATGTGGCACTCCGCCCTTATTCGGAGACCCAGAAGTACGGCTACGTGTCGATGCCGCACCACCTGACGCTGAAGAACTTCAGCGACGCGTGGAGCCAGTCGGACATGCTCCACTACTTCTGGAACTCGGTGCTGATCACCGTACCCTCGGTGATCATCGTCCTGGCGCTGGCCGCCGGCCTGGCCTTCGTCCTCACCCGGGTGAACGTCAAGATCAACGTGGCCCTGCTGATCCTGTTCACCGCCGGGAACCTGCTGCCGCAGCAGGTCATCATCACCCCGCTGTACCGGCTCTTCCTGCAGATCCACATACCGACCTTCCTGGGAAGCAGCGGGCTGCTGTACAACTCGATCCTCGGCCTGATCGTCATCAACGTCTCGTTCCAGCTGGGCTTCTGCACCTTTGTGCTGAGCAACTACATGAAGTCGATCCCGGATGAGATGTACGAGGCCGCGCTGGTCGACGGAGCGGGTCTGTGGACCCGGTTCAGGAAGCTGACGCTCCCGCTGTGCCGGCCCGCGCTGGCGGCCCTGGCGACGCTGCTGACGACCTGGATCTACAACGACTTCTTCTGGGCCATCACCTTGATGTCCTCGGGCGACAAGCGGCCCGTCACCTCCGCGCTGGCCAACCTGCAGGGCCAGTTCGTGAGCAACCAGAACCTGATCGCCGCGGCCGCGATGATCGTGGCGATTCCGACCCTGGTCGTGTACGTGCTGTTGCAGAAGCAGTTCATCGCCGGGCTGTCGCTGGGGAGCAGCAAGGGCTGA
- a CDS encoding FtsX-like permease family protein has product MRLTLRGGREAVIRLVVTSLAVAVGVAVMLGVFSLFNAYQGTTNRQCWECSPSMTAAAGPADGATGPARPGGRNEQGMPAGMKADGTVDVAVAKQAGAKELWNFSQDFYQGTELRRLDVAALTADAPTLPGMTTVPAPGEYYVSPALAHLLTTVPSDELGDRFPGHQVGVIPRAALYSPDELAVVIGHTPEDLAGRQATEPITAISTAKEVKGTTTIYRFAFAFGTVALLLPIVIMVGTATRLSAARREERYAAMRLVGATPRQVAAVASVESFVGAALGSVLGIGVYLAVSSQVAKVNVTGTRFFPAEVSPGLLGYLGVLILVPALAALAAVRSLRRVRYDPLAVARKATPKSLTAKRLIPLALGMALFVVAVSLPANDNADGVVYPSLILTMWGVVFAGPWVTMWSSRLLARIGGGAATTLAARRLADDPRATFRTVAGVTVAVFVGTAVAGVLPTAVSAQTSGQRAPLTDVLRLRYDMSSVAGSGGLTPAQAAATLHDLRAMPGVTPIPIYVTADTSGWDPVGGTPPPIGWTPPADYVSCADAAALPVLGSCPPGQGVSAIAADELFIDNPLMLHLPVMGFSQIDRVSGSGVAASAPADVDLSKLDVTTLMVAASNPAVLERARTYLDLHAPVLIGLGSPDQWSTNAAGPMTFGEVASVRGEQLAAAQQMIMFVVGLTLFVAGCGLAVATAGSLVERKRPFTLLRLTGTQIAVLRRVVFLESALPLVAVSAMAGLAAYAMALIAVRSLAKGVSMSFPLATYSVSVSVVVVAAMAVILGSMTFLNRMTRSEYARFE; this is encoded by the coding sequence ATGCGCCTGACGCTGCGCGGCGGGCGGGAGGCGGTGATCCGCCTGGTCGTGACGTCGCTCGCGGTGGCGGTCGGGGTCGCCGTCATGCTCGGCGTCTTCAGCCTGTTCAACGCCTATCAGGGCACGACGAACCGGCAGTGCTGGGAGTGCTCGCCGAGCATGACGGCCGCGGCGGGCCCGGCGGACGGTGCCACAGGGCCCGCCAGGCCTGGGGGACGCAACGAACAAGGCATGCCGGCCGGCATGAAGGCCGACGGCACCGTCGACGTGGCCGTCGCGAAGCAGGCCGGCGCCAAGGAACTGTGGAACTTCTCCCAGGACTTCTATCAGGGCACGGAACTGCGCCGCCTCGACGTCGCGGCACTCACCGCCGACGCCCCGACCCTGCCGGGCATGACGACGGTGCCCGCACCCGGCGAGTACTACGTCTCCCCGGCGCTGGCGCACCTGCTCACCACCGTCCCGTCAGACGAACTCGGCGACCGCTTCCCCGGCCACCAGGTCGGCGTGATCCCGCGGGCCGCCCTCTACAGCCCGGACGAACTGGCCGTCGTCATCGGCCACACGCCGGAGGACCTGGCCGGCCGCCAGGCCACCGAGCCGATCACCGCGATCTCGACCGCCAAGGAGGTGAAGGGCACCACCACCATCTACCGGTTCGCCTTCGCCTTCGGCACCGTCGCCCTGCTGCTCCCGATCGTCATCATGGTCGGCACCGCCACCCGGCTGTCCGCCGCCCGCCGCGAGGAGCGCTACGCCGCGATGCGCCTGGTCGGGGCGACGCCGCGGCAGGTGGCCGCGGTCGCCTCGGTCGAGTCGTTCGTCGGCGCGGCCCTGGGCTCGGTCCTCGGGATCGGCGTCTATCTCGCGGTCAGTTCGCAGGTGGCCAAGGTGAACGTCACCGGCACCCGGTTCTTCCCCGCCGAGGTCTCTCCGGGACTGCTCGGGTATCTCGGGGTCCTGATCCTGGTGCCGGCGCTGGCCGCGCTCGCGGCCGTGCGCTCGCTGCGCCGGGTGCGGTACGACCCGCTGGCTGTCGCCCGCAAGGCCACGCCGAAGTCGCTGACCGCGAAGCGGCTGATCCCGCTGGCGCTGGGTATGGCGCTGTTCGTGGTCGCGGTCAGCCTCCCCGCCAATGACAACGCCGACGGCGTGGTCTACCCCTCTTTGATCCTCACCATGTGGGGCGTCGTCTTCGCCGGGCCCTGGGTCACCATGTGGTCCTCCCGGTTGCTGGCCCGCATCGGCGGAGGCGCCGCCACGACGCTGGCCGCGCGCCGGCTGGCCGACGACCCGCGGGCGACGTTCCGCACCGTCGCCGGGGTGACCGTGGCGGTGTTCGTCGGGACGGCGGTCGCCGGGGTCCTGCCCACCGCGGTCTCGGCCCAGACCTCCGGCCAGCGGGCACCGCTCACGGACGTGCTGCGCCTGCGCTACGACATGAGCTCGGTGGCCGGAAGCGGCGGCCTGACCCCCGCCCAGGCCGCCGCCACGCTGCACGACCTGCGGGCCATGCCGGGTGTCACCCCGATCCCGATCTACGTCACCGCCGACACCTCGGGCTGGGACCCGGTCGGCGGCACCCCGCCGCCGATCGGCTGGACGCCGCCGGCGGACTATGTGAGCTGCGCCGATGCGGCGGCGCTTCCGGTCCTCGGCAGCTGCCCGCCGGGCCAGGGCGTCTCGGCGATCGCCGCCGACGAGCTGTTCATCGACAACCCCCTGATGCTGCACCTGCCGGTGATGGGCTTCAGCCAGATCGACCGCGTCTCCGGCAGCGGTGTGGCGGCGTCGGCCCCGGCGGACGTCGATCTGTCGAAGCTGGACGTCACGACCCTGATGGTCGCCGCCTCGAACCCCGCGGTCCTGGAGCGCGCCCGGACCTACTTGGACCTCCACGCCCCGGTCCTGATCGGCCTGGGCAGCCCGGACCAGTGGTCCACCAACGCCGCCGGGCCCATGACCTTCGGCGAGGTCGCCTCGGTCCGCGGCGAGCAGCTCGCGGCGGCCCAGCAGATGATCATGTTCGTGGTCGGCCTGACCCTGTTCGTGGCCGGCTGCGGCCTCGCCGTGGCCACCGCCGGCAGCCTGGTCGAGCGCAAGCGCCCGTTCACCCTGCTGCGCCTGACCGGCACCCAGATCGCGGTCCTGCGCCGTGTGGTGTTCCTGGAATCGGCCCTGCCCCTGGTCGCGGTGTCGGCCATGGCGGGTCTTGCCGCCTACGCCATGGCGCTGATCGCGGTGCGCTCGCTGGCCAAGGGGGTCTCGATGTCCTTCCCGCTGGCCACCTACTCGGTGAGCGTTTCCGTGGTGGTCGTCGCGGCCATGGCCGTGATCCTCGGCTCGATGACGTTCCTGAACCGCATGACGCGCTCGGAGTACGCGCGTTTCGAATAA
- a CDS encoding nuclear transport factor 2 family protein — MMPTSELVDPAVRTFVDALNANDPVAVRAAMTENATMTDDGTARLLWDWLQREAFDTRGRMDVTQQSADGRNLIADFTNEQWGTMTTRWHFEVAGDRIAHFDTGQAGEPPYDPASWLGQP, encoded by the coding sequence ATGATGCCGACCTCGGAACTGGTGGACCCGGCGGTGCGCACTTTTGTGGACGCGCTGAACGCCAACGACCCGGTGGCCGTGCGCGCCGCCATGACTGAGAACGCGACGATGACCGACGACGGCACGGCCCGGCTGCTGTGGGACTGGCTCCAGCGCGAGGCCTTCGACACGCGCGGCCGGATGGACGTGACCCAGCAGTCGGCGGACGGCCGCAACCTGATCGCCGACTTCACCAACGAGCAGTGGGGCACCATGACCACGCGCTGGCACTTCGAGGTCGCCGGCGACCGGATCGCGCACTTCGACACCGGGCAGGCAGGCGAGCCCCCTTATGACCCGGCGTCATGGCTGGGGCAGCCATGA
- a CDS encoding sensor domain-containing protein, with the protein MPSGTKGVAIAVLVTAALSTAACGGGSAKKAAPPPSPATATTPATATTATAPSTTTSSAAAAGGLSAAQLGKLLLTGQDDAGFTYDASQDGSSVTSIQDVVTTGGSACQAFVDAQEALSTKYGTTAEVDRQLTKANDDSHVVESSVMAFPSAAKALAMVSDLTASLTGCKNLAVNQDGTAVTMAPSVIPELVKDGQVGYVDDMTAAGHTELLAADVVRVGTVVSVVAFLGPVTNDPAALQQMGGVQLAHLSDVQVARLKAAQGSS; encoded by the coding sequence ATGCCGTCCGGGACCAAAGGCGTTGCCATAGCCGTCCTCGTCACAGCCGCTCTGAGCACGGCAGCGTGTGGTGGTGGTTCGGCCAAGAAGGCCGCCCCGCCGCCATCTCCGGCGACGGCGACGACACCGGCGACAGCGACGACAGCGACGGCGCCGTCGACGACGACCTCCAGCGCCGCCGCGGCCGGCGGCCTGTCGGCGGCCCAGCTCGGCAAGCTGCTGCTGACCGGACAGGACGACGCCGGCTTCACCTACGACGCCTCCCAGGACGGCTCCTCGGTCACGAGCATCCAGGACGTCGTGACCACCGGAGGCAGCGCCTGTCAGGCCTTCGTGGACGCCCAGGAGGCCCTGTCCACGAAGTACGGCACGACCGCCGAGGTCGACCGCCAGCTGACCAAGGCGAACGACGACAGCCACGTCGTGGAGTCCTCGGTGATGGCCTTCCCCTCCGCGGCGAAGGCCTTGGCGATGGTCTCCGACCTGACCGCGAGCCTCACGGGCTGCAAGAACCTGGCGGTGAACCAGGACGGCACCGCCGTGACCATGGCGCCCAGCGTGATCCCCGAGCTGGTCAAGGACGGCCAGGTCGGCTACGTGGACGACATGACCGCCGCCGGCCATACCGAGCTGCTGGCCGCCGACGTGGTCCGGGTCGGCACGGTGGTCTCGGTGGTCGCCTTCCTCGGCCCGGTGACCAACGATCCGGCGGCCCTGCAGCAGATGGGCGGCGTGCAGCTCGCACACCTGTCGGATGTACAGGTCGCGCGGCTGAAGGCGGCGCAGGGCTCGAGTTGA
- a CDS encoding 3-hydroxybutyrate dehydrogenase, translated as MDAAAASVASLDLSGRTALVTGAAGGIGLACAERLAAAGAKVVVADISADGAHAAAERVGGEALVADLSDLDQASALPHRIGGVDVLVNNAGLQHVAPLHEFPVERFSLILRLMVEAPFRLIRESLPHMYERGWGRIVNISSAHGLRASEFKAAYVTAKHGLEGLSKVAALEGAPYGVTSNCVNPAYVRTPLVENQIADQAAAHGIPEEEVVAKVMLERSAVKRLIEPAEVAELVAYLCSPAAASVSGASLAMDGGWTAR; from the coding sequence ATGGACGCTGCTGCCGCTTCTGTCGCCTCCCTGGATCTGTCCGGCCGCACCGCGCTGGTCACCGGCGCCGCCGGCGGCATCGGGCTGGCCTGCGCCGAACGGCTGGCCGCGGCCGGGGCCAAAGTGGTGGTGGCCGACATCAGCGCCGACGGTGCGCACGCCGCCGCCGAGAGGGTCGGCGGCGAGGCGCTGGTCGCCGACCTGAGCGACCTGGACCAGGCCTCGGCCCTGCCGCACCGGATCGGCGGCGTGGACGTGCTGGTCAACAACGCCGGCCTGCAGCATGTGGCCCCGCTTCACGAGTTCCCGGTCGAACGCTTCTCGCTGATCCTGCGGCTGATGGTCGAGGCGCCGTTCCGCCTGATCCGCGAATCGCTGCCGCACATGTACGAGCGCGGCTGGGGCCGGATCGTGAACATCTCCTCGGCGCACGGGCTGCGGGCCTCGGAGTTCAAGGCCGCCTACGTGACCGCCAAGCACGGTCTGGAAGGGCTGTCGAAGGTCGCGGCGCTGGAAGGCGCGCCGTACGGGGTCACCTCGAACTGTGTGAACCCGGCTTACGTGCGCACGCCGCTGGTCGAGAACCAGATCGCCGACCAGGCCGCCGCGCACGGCATCCCGGAGGAGGAGGTGGTGGCCAAGGTGATGCTGGAGCGCTCGGCCGTCAAGCGCCTGATCGAGCCCGCCGAGGTGGCCGAGCTGGTGGCCTACCTGTGCTCGCCGGCCGCGGCCTCGGTCTCCGGTGCCTCGTTGGCCATGGACGGTGGATGGACAGCGCGGTGA
- a CDS encoding DeoR/GlpR family DNA-binding transcription regulator, producing MLAAQRQAWILQEVRQHGAVRVTELVAALNVSDMTVRRDLDSLADQGLVTKVHGGATARGGGSTDEPAFSVKAARQRRAKEAIARAAADLVRPGTAIGVSAGSTTYAFAQQLARVPDLTVVTNSPPVAELLHALPGPPQTVILTGGMRTISDALVGPVAIDAIRRLHLDCVFIGVHGIDAEAGFTSPNLMEAETNRMLVSTAQRLVVMADHTKWGVVGLSEIAALHEASVLVSDDGLGSAARQMLREQVGELIVVPVEGTGANEEEE from the coding sequence ATGCTGGCAGCGCAGCGGCAGGCGTGGATCCTCCAGGAGGTCCGACAACACGGAGCCGTGCGGGTCACGGAACTGGTCGCGGCGTTGAACGTGTCGGACATGACGGTGCGCCGGGACCTGGACTCGCTGGCCGACCAGGGCCTGGTCACCAAGGTGCACGGCGGCGCCACGGCGCGCGGCGGCGGCTCCACCGACGAGCCGGCGTTCAGCGTGAAGGCCGCGCGGCAGCGGCGGGCCAAGGAGGCCATCGCGCGGGCCGCCGCGGATCTGGTGCGCCCCGGGACGGCGATCGGGGTGTCGGCCGGGTCCACCACCTACGCCTTCGCTCAGCAGCTGGCCCGGGTGCCGGACCTGACGGTGGTGACGAACTCGCCGCCGGTCGCCGAACTGCTGCACGCGCTGCCCGGCCCGCCGCAGACGGTGATCCTCACCGGCGGCATGCGCACGATCTCCGACGCGCTGGTCGGCCCGGTCGCGATCGACGCGATCCGCCGGCTGCACCTGGACTGCGTGTTCATCGGGGTGCACGGCATCGACGCCGAGGCCGGGTTCACCAGCCCGAACCTGATGGAGGCCGAGACCAACCGGATGCTGGTCTCCACGGCCCAGCGCCTGGTGGTGATGGCCGACCACACGAAGTGGGGCGTGGTGGGGCTCTCGGAGATCGCCGCGCTGCACGAGGCCTCGGTGCTGGTCAGCGACGACGGGCTGGGCTCGGCGGCGCGGCAGATGCTGCGCGAACAGGTGGGGGAGTTGATCGTCGTTCCCGTTGAAGGGACGGGGGCGAATGAGGAGGAAGAGTAG
- a CDS encoding carbohydrate ABC transporter permease — translation MTDQELSPAAAAAPRAPRRRRVGRLSGRDKAVVAVLLGLPILLDLAFIWGPALATVGLSFTKWNGVGGLSTKICQPNVPSILNNGCLYGVQNYHQAATIYPEFWPAVRHNLIWLAVFVFFATPLGMFFAVLIDRGIKGSRMYQSILFLPVMLSLALVGIIWEFMYSQNYGLINTVIGHNHNGNAIDWLGNPKLNLWSVLIEASWRQAGYVMVLYLAGLKAVDPQLREAALMDGTNAWQTFWKVVFPVMRPINIVVMVVTVIESLRAFDLVYITNKGINGLELLSVLVTSNIVGETQRVGFGSALGVILLVISLVPICAFLYLTFRRETQPKGAR, via the coding sequence ATGACCGACCAAGAACTGAGCCCGGCGGCGGCCGCGGCGCCTCGCGCGCCGCGCCGCCGCCGGGTGGGCCGGCTCAGCGGCCGGGACAAGGCCGTGGTGGCCGTCCTGCTGGGCCTGCCCATCCTCCTCGACCTCGCGTTCATCTGGGGTCCTGCGCTGGCCACCGTGGGGCTGTCGTTCACCAAGTGGAACGGCGTGGGCGGCCTGTCCACGAAGATCTGCCAGCCGAACGTCCCCTCGATCCTGAACAACGGATGCCTGTACGGCGTCCAGAACTACCACCAGGCCGCCACCATCTACCCCGAGTTCTGGCCGGCGGTGCGGCACAACCTGATCTGGCTGGCGGTGTTCGTGTTCTTCGCGACCCCGCTCGGCATGTTCTTCGCCGTGCTCATCGACCGCGGCATCAAGGGCAGCCGGATGTACCAGAGCATCCTGTTCCTGCCGGTGATGCTCTCGCTGGCGCTGGTCGGCATCATCTGGGAGTTCATGTACTCCCAGAACTACGGCCTGATCAACACCGTCATCGGGCACAACCACAACGGCAACGCCATCGACTGGCTGGGCAATCCGAAGCTGAACCTGTGGTCGGTGCTCATCGAGGCCAGCTGGCGCCAGGCCGGCTACGTGATGGTGCTCTACCTGGCCGGCCTGAAGGCCGTGGACCCGCAGCTGCGCGAGGCGGCGCTGATGGACGGCACCAACGCCTGGCAGACCTTCTGGAAAGTGGTCTTCCCGGTGATGCGGCCCATCAACATCGTCGTCATGGTGGTGACCGTCATCGAGTCGCTGCGAGCCTTCGACCTGGTCTACATCACCAACAAGGGCATCAACGGCCTGGAGCTGCTGTCCGTCCTGGTCACCTCCAACATCGTCGGGGAGACCCAGCGCGTCGGCTTCGGCTCGGCGCTCGGCGTGATCCTTCTGGTCATCTCGCTGGTGCCGATCTGCGCGTTCCTGTACCTCACGTTCCGCCGCGAGACCCAACCCAAGGGTGCCCGATGA
- a CDS encoding ABC transporter substrate-binding protein: MGAAAAFATVPGALAACSSSKSSGSSSSNAGSATAPVTFGSNYSDASPKAAFAALCAAATAAGGPKVTVNTVDHNTFQNNITSYLQGTPDDLFTWFAGYRMQYFAAQGLALPIDDVWAKIGGNFSASVKTLSTGLDGHQYFVPIYNYPWVVFYNKSHFASKGYTVPTTWDDFITLCKKMKSDGIIPLAFADKDGWPALGTFDILNMRINGYDYHQKLMKHQVPWTDAGVTAVFDKWAELMPYMQTGANGRIWQDAAKTLEQKQAGMMFQGTNQVAAQYVTDNANLDDLDFFPYPAINPTYGQDYMDAPTDGFMISKKAKNPAGAKAILEYIGTAAAESTFLKTDQWDVGVATGLQAPSYDAIQKSSVTAISNCKAVAQFMDRDADPAMATAMISIIQKFIDDPSTGNITSLQNSAEQQAKAIYTS, translated from the coding sequence ATGGGCGCGGCTGCGGCATTCGCGACGGTGCCGGGCGCTCTGGCCGCCTGTTCCTCAAGTAAGAGCTCGGGTTCCTCGAGCAGCAACGCGGGCTCGGCCACCGCTCCGGTGACGTTCGGATCCAACTACTCCGACGCCAGCCCGAAGGCGGCGTTCGCGGCGCTGTGCGCGGCGGCCACGGCGGCCGGCGGCCCGAAGGTGACCGTCAACACGGTCGACCACAACACGTTCCAGAACAACATCACCAGCTACCTGCAGGGCACCCCGGACGACCTGTTCACCTGGTTCGCCGGCTACCGCATGCAGTACTTCGCGGCGCAGGGCCTGGCGCTGCCCATCGACGATGTCTGGGCGAAGATCGGCGGCAACTTCAGCGCCTCGGTGAAGACGCTGTCCACCGGCCTGGACGGCCACCAGTACTTCGTGCCGATCTACAATTACCCGTGGGTGGTCTTCTACAACAAGAGCCACTTCGCCTCGAAGGGCTACACCGTCCCGACCACCTGGGACGACTTCATCACGCTGTGCAAGAAGATGAAGTCCGACGGCATCATCCCGCTGGCCTTCGCCGACAAGGACGGCTGGCCCGCGCTGGGGACCTTCGACATCCTCAACATGCGCATCAACGGGTACGACTACCACCAGAAGCTGATGAAGCACCAGGTGCCGTGGACCGACGCCGGCGTCACCGCGGTGTTCGACAAGTGGGCCGAGCTGATGCCGTACATGCAGACCGGCGCCAACGGCCGCATCTGGCAGGACGCGGCCAAGACGCTGGAGCAGAAGCAGGCCGGCATGATGTTCCAGGGCACCAACCAGGTCGCGGCGCAGTACGTCACGGACAACGCGAACCTGGACGACCTGGACTTCTTCCCGTACCCGGCGATCAACCCGACGTACGGCCAGGACTACATGGACGCCCCGACCGACGGCTTCATGATCAGCAAGAAGGCCAAGAACCCGGCCGGCGCCAAGGCGATCCTGGAGTACATAGGCACGGCCGCCGCCGAGTCGACGTTCCTGAAGACCGACCAGTGGGACGTCGGCGTCGCCACCGGTCTGCAGGCGCCGTCCTACGACGCGATCCAGAAGAGCTCGGTCACGGCGATCTCCAACTGCAAGGCCGTGGCCCAGTTCATGGACCGCGACGCCGACCCGGCGATGGCCACCGCGATGATCTCGATCATCCAGAAGTTCATCGACGACCCGAGCACCGGCAACATCACCAGCCTTCAGAACAGCGCTGAGCAGCAGGCGAAGGCGATCTACACGTCATGA
- a CDS encoding RICIN domain-containing protein, with protein sequence MRHRAPRSRQLRAAFAAFALVVGTLFGVAVSAPAQALGNGLALTPPMGWNDWNSFGCNVSESLVEQTADLIVSSGMKNAGYQYVNIDDCWMSSSRDANGNLVPDPAKFPDGISGTAAYVHSKGLKLGIYESAGTATCAGYPGSLNHEQADANSFASWGVDYLKYDNCNNQGISAQTRYTAMRDALAKTGRQIVFSLCDWGQESVWTWGAGVGNLWRTTGDINASFSSMLSNFHNTVGLASYAGPGGWNDPDMLEVGNGMSFTEDRSEMSLWAEMAAPLISGTDLRSATPATLSLYTNKDVVAVDQDSLGKAGKEIASSGGDDVMAKPLSNGDVAVVLFNENSSAQTISTSASAIGIASSSSYKLDNLWSKVITSTSGSISATVPAHGSVMYRVSTGSGSSVGSAHRFVGASSGRCLDVPNGSTTTGTQLDIWDCNTGSNQSFTPTSGKALQVYNGSLCLDASGQGTTAGTKVIIWTCNGQTNQQWNLNPDGSITGVQSGLCLDVTGGNVPAGNVNGTLLELWGCNGGANQQWSLG encoded by the coding sequence ATGCGTCATCGGGCCCCGCGCAGTCGACAGTTGCGCGCCGCCTTCGCAGCGTTCGCCCTCGTGGTCGGGACGTTGTTCGGCGTAGCGGTATCGGCACCTGCACAAGCACTCGGCAACGGTCTGGCTCTGACCCCGCCGATGGGATGGAACGACTGGAACTCCTTCGGGTGCAACGTCTCGGAGAGCCTGGTCGAGCAGACGGCGGACCTCATCGTCTCGTCCGGGATGAAGAACGCCGGCTACCAGTATGTGAACATCGACGACTGTTGGATGTCCTCGAGCCGGGACGCCAACGGGAACCTGGTTCCCGACCCGGCCAAGTTCCCGGACGGGATCTCGGGGACCGCCGCCTACGTCCACAGCAAGGGCCTCAAGCTCGGGATCTACGAGAGCGCGGGCACCGCGACCTGCGCCGGGTACCCCGGCAGCCTGAACCACGAGCAGGCCGACGCGAACTCGTTCGCGTCCTGGGGCGTGGACTACCTGAAGTACGACAACTGCAACAACCAGGGGATCTCGGCCCAGACCCGCTACACGGCGATGCGCGACGCGCTGGCCAAGACCGGCCGGCAGATCGTGTTCAGCCTGTGCGACTGGGGCCAGGAGTCGGTGTGGACGTGGGGCGCCGGCGTCGGCAACCTGTGGCGCACCACCGGCGACATCAACGCCAGCTTCAGCAGCATGCTGTCCAACTTCCACAACACGGTCGGGTTGGCCTCCTACGCCGGTCCCGGCGGCTGGAACGACCCGGACATGCTCGAAGTGGGCAACGGGATGTCGTTCACCGAGGACCGCTCGGAGATGTCGCTGTGGGCCGAGATGGCCGCGCCGCTGATCTCCGGGACCGACCTGCGCAGCGCGACTCCGGCGACCCTGTCGCTGTACACGAATAAGGACGTCGTCGCCGTCGACCAGGATTCCCTGGGCAAGGCCGGGAAGGAGATCGCCTCCTCCGGCGGGGACGACGTGATGGCCAAGCCGCTGTCCAACGGCGACGTGGCGGTGGTGCTGTTCAACGAGAACTCCTCGGCGCAGACCATCTCGACCTCCGCCTCGGCGATCGGGATCGCGTCCTCGTCCTCGTACAAGCTCGACAACCTGTGGTCGAAGGTGATCACGTCGACGTCGGGCTCGATCAGCGCCACGGTGCCCGCGCACGGATCGGTGATGTACCGGGTGTCCACGGGCAGCGGGAGCAGTGTCGGGAGTGCGCACCGGTTCGTCGGCGCGTCGTCGGGCCGCTGCCTGGACGTGCCGAACGGGAGCACGACGACCGGCACCCAGCTGGACATCTGGGACTGCAACACCGGCTCGAACCAGTCCTTCACCCCGACCTCGGGCAAGGCGCTCCAGGTCTACAACGGCAGCCTGTGCCTGGACGCGAGCGGTCAGGGGACGACAGCCGGGACCAAGGTCATCATCTGGACCTGCAACGGCCAGACGAACCAACAGTGGAACCTGAACCCCGACGGGTCGATCACCGGCGTGCAGTCCGGGCTGTGCCTGGACGTGACCGGCGGCAACGTGCCGGCCGGGAACGTCAACGGCACCCTGCTCGAACTGTGGGGCTGCAACGGAGGCGCGAACCAGCAGTGGAGCCTGGGGTAG
- a CDS encoding ABC transporter ATP-binding protein, giving the protein MSEYILEARDVHRAFGQTQALRGASVAVERGELLAVMGPSGSGKSTLLHCLAGIYTPNQGEVWFDGARVDTLNEGRRTELRRDAFGFVFQFGQLVPELTALDNIALPLLLAKKPRRQAYAQAAPWLERLGLEEHGDHRSGELSGGQAQRVALARALVHKPRVLFADEPTGALDTLTGETVMNLLVGAARDEGTTVVLVTHDARVAAYADREIVVRDGRAVTTPSSAVA; this is encoded by the coding sequence ATGAGCGAGTACATCCTGGAGGCGCGCGATGTGCACCGCGCCTTCGGCCAGACGCAGGCGCTGCGCGGGGCGAGTGTGGCCGTGGAGCGCGGGGAGCTCCTGGCGGTCATGGGGCCGTCCGGATCCGGGAAGTCGACGTTGCTGCACTGCCTGGCCGGCATCTACACGCCGAACCAGGGCGAGGTGTGGTTCGACGGGGCGCGCGTCGACACGCTGAACGAGGGCAGGCGCACCGAACTGCGGCGCGACGCCTTCGGCTTCGTGTTCCAGTTCGGCCAGCTGGTGCCGGAGCTGACCGCGCTGGACAACATCGCGCTGCCGCTGCTGCTGGCCAAGAAGCCGCGCCGGCAGGCGTACGCGCAGGCCGCGCCGTGGTTGGAGCGCCTCGGTCTGGAGGAGCACGGCGACCACCGCAGCGGCGAGCTGTCCGGCGGCCAGGCGCAGCGCGTCGCGCTGGCCCGCGCGCTGGTGCACAAGCCTCGGGTGCTCTTCGCCGACGAGCCGACCGGCGCGCTGGACACGCTCACCGGCGAGACCGTGATGAACCTGCTGGTCGGCGCGGCGCGCGACGAGGGGACCACCGTCGTGCTGGTCACCCACGACGCCCGCGTGGCGGCCTACGCCGACCGCGAGATCGTCGTGCGCGACGGCCGCGCGGTCACCACCCCGAGCTCGGCGGTGGCCTGA